DNA from Brevibacterium sp. 'Marine':
ACCATCGGTACGGTTGCCGGCCTGGGTCTGTACAAGGGTGTTTCGCAGATGGGTGACTTCGAAGCCCGCGGACTCCTCGCCTGGCTCATGCACCGGGCGTACCACGGCTACGCGATCCCGACCATGGACCGCAAGGTCAGGGTCTTCGGCAACTGGTTCGCCAGCGCCGTGCTCGGCCGCGACGCCATGCCGCTGGCAGATCTCGACGTTCCGCGCAAGAACTTCGTCGAGGCCGCCAACTCGAAGCCGGCTCCGAAGAAGGAGCCTGCCAAGGCCTGATTCGAGGCAGCCGGTGCCATCCGGCGATACGCCCTGATGAGACGACTGACGCCGGGGATGCGATTGCATCCCCGGCGTCAGTCATTTCTGCATGCCCTGCAGTGAGTGAGCCTGCTCAGTTCGCCACGGTGAAGCGGGCGTCGATGTGCGCAGGCTCGGAGATCTCATCGACCATGGCTACAGCGAAGTCCTCGGCCGAGATCGAGTCGCCCGCTGGCACCTCGAGCTCGACGTTGTAGGAACCGGTGCGCTCACCCGGAGCGATCTCCGGTGCGGGGGAGATGAGCGTCCACGGGGACGGGTTCGCCGCACGCAGCAGTTCGAGTGCCTTGGTGCCGGTCTCTGCTTCGGCCTTGTACGCGGGAGGGAAACCCTCGGTGTCCTTGAGCATCGTGTCCCCGGCGAACAGGGAACCGGCACCGCCGACGACGAACAGTCGGGTCTCACCGCTGGCCTTCGCCACGGTCGACAGAGCGTCGAGCCATTCCTGGTGGTCCCCGCCCGTGCGGCTGGGTCCGGTGGTGGAGACGATGACATCGTGGTCGGCGGCCAAGCGTGCTCCGAGCTCCGCATCGGCCATATCGCCGGTCAGCGAACGGGCGGCTCCTGCCACCTCGGTGCCGGAGCGGGTGATGGCGGTGACCTCGATCCCGCGGGAGGCCGCCTCGGCGACGACGCGCGAGCCGATCATTCCCGATGCTCCAAAGAGTGCGATCTTCATATGAGTCCCTTCGTTCGACGTGCAGCGCGCCTGCGATGCACGGTGGAAGTCGTAGTCTGAGCTTCCAAAGGTATCTTTGGGGTATCGAGTACCTCAAGGATACTATTGAGCCATGAGTGTGAGAGTTCGATGGGAAGGCGATGCCTTCGACCCCGAATGCCCGACCCGAGTGGTTCTCGATCGAGTCGGGGACAAGTGGACGGTGCTCATCGTCGACATCCTCGATGCCGGTCCGAAGCGCTTCAGCGAGATCCGTCTGGCCATCGGCGGAATCACCCCGAAGGTGCTGACCTCGACCCTGCGGTCGCTTGTCGCCGACGGCCTCATCGAGCGCGAGGTCTTCGCCGAGGTGCCGCCGCGGGTGGAGTATTCGCTCACCGACCTCGGCCGGTCACTGCAGGAACCCGTGGCCGCACTCCGGACGTGGGCAGAGGTCAATGTCGCGGAGATCGTCGAGAACCGGGACCGCCGCGACGAAGCACAGGTGTCCGCGGGCATGTGAACAGTTCCCAAGCCAGAGCTCGAGCGATCAGCTGGAGAGGGTGAAGTCGTGTGACTTCTCCGCGATCACCCGCAGGGTGCCTTCGCCGAGGTCGTAGACGCTCTGCCATTGAGTGTGGGCCTGGCGCACATCGTCGAGCAGGCCGACCGCCTCGTTGACGGAAACCTTCCCAGCGGCGGCCGAGAGCGTGTCCGCGCAGGTGGAGTAGCGCCACTGTCCGCCGCGCTGATCTTCGGTCGTCGTGGACATGTGGACGTTCTCCAAGCACATCCACGGCTGCCCCTGCGGAGGACGGATGACCTGCATCGTGCCGGCGTCGTATTCGACGACGGCTTTCGCCCCCGTGCCGTCGGCGATCAGATAGTGCAGTCCTGGCCCACCGGTGAAATCGACATTGTGGCCGTCGAAGAGGTCGAGGGCGTCCTCGAGTCTCTCCGCGTGGTCGAGCACCATGCGCTGGATGCCCAAGACGCCGAACCACCGATGAGCACCGATCGTCGACTCAGGGGAGT
Protein-coding regions in this window:
- a CDS encoding NAD(P)H-binding protein, with protein sequence MKIALFGASGMIGSRVVAEAASRGIEVTAITRSGTEVAGAARSLTGDMADAELGARLAADHDVIVSTTGPSRTGGDHQEWLDALSTVAKASGETRLFVVGGAGSLFAGDTMLKDTEGFPPAYKAEAETGTKALELLRAANPSPWTLISPAPEIAPGERTGSYNVELEVPAGDSISAEDFAVAMVDEISEPAHIDARFTVAN
- a CDS encoding helix-turn-helix domain-containing protein; the protein is MSVRVRWEGDAFDPECPTRVVLDRVGDKWTVLIVDILDAGPKRFSEIRLAIGGITPKVLTSTLRSLVADGLIEREVFAEVPPRVEYSLTDLGRSLQEPVAALRTWAEVNVAEIVENRDRRDEAQVSAGM
- a CDS encoding carcinine hydrolase/isopenicillin-N N-acyltransferase family protein — translated: MGIQRMVLDHAERLEDALDLFDGHNVDFTGGPGLHYLIADGTGAKAVVEYDAGTMQVIRPPQGQPWMCLENVHMSTTTEDQRGGQWRYSTCADTLSAAAGKVSVNEAVGLLDDVRQAHTQWQSVYDLGEGTLRVIAEKSHDFTLSS